The genomic stretch ACTTCGGGCTTGGTGGCCAGCACCCAATGACGCTTGAAGAGATTGGTGAAAAATTTGACCTGACACGTGAGCGTGTTCGTCAGATTAAAGAAAAAGCTATCCGTAGATTGAAACACACTTCTCGTAGTAAGATTCTAAAAACTTACTTAGGCTAAGATTAAGTTCTTTAAAATGTATATGAAACCCTCAGCAGAAATGTTGGGGGTTTTGTTTTTAGTTATCTATTCTAATGTCTCATTTTTGCTTTAGGCTTACTACCTTTGCAACACCAAAAAAATTTAGCACATGCCTATTATAGCTCCATCCTTATTAGCAGCCGATTTTGCCAACCTTCAACGCGATTGTGAAATGATCAATCAAAGTGAAGCCGATTGGTTCCATATTGATGTAATGGATGGTGTTTTCGTTCCCAATATTTCTTTCGGAATGCCCGTGATTGACGCTATAAATCGCCATGCTAAAAAAACTTTGGACGTTCACCTAATGATTGTGCAGCCGGAGCGATATATCAGCGATTTCAAAAAAATTGGCGCTGATATTTTAACTGTTCATTACGAAGCTTCTACACACTTGCACCGCACTCTTCAGGCAATCAAAGCTGAAGGCATGAAAGCTGGCGTGGCTTTGAATCCACATACTCCTGTTTCTTTGTTAAAAGATGTAATTCAGGATATTGACTTGGTGTGCATGATGAGCGTAAACCCTGGCTTTGGCGGTCAGAAGTTTATCGAAAAAACGTACGACAAAGTAAAAGAGCTAAAGCAGATCATTACCGATGCTGGAGCTTCTACCCTTATCGAAATTGATGGAGGTGTAACTTCTGCAAATGCTGCTCAATTAGTGGAGGCTGGCGCTGATGTGTTGGTAGCCGGATCTTTCGTGTTCAAATCAGAGAATCCAATCGAAACTATCGCTGGACTTAAGAAAGCGTAGAAGTAGTAGTCAGTAGTCAGTAGTCAGTAGTCAGTAGTCAGTAGTCAAAATACTCAGTACTTCTCACTTCAGTCTTGCTTCTTTGTTAGCGGCCCTAAAAATTCCTTATCCCTTTCATAAGTGTCCAGATGGCGTTCCTTTCGCGCTGGGTAAATATCATCTACTATTGCCAAAATACCAGTTTCTTCCACCTCACCAAATTCATAGTTTAAGGAAGTCCCAAAGGTTTTCATGGTAGCGGAAATATTCATGTAGGTATTGATAAGCGGTGGAATATTTTCCCCACGTGCACGCACTTCTTTATTTAAAAGCGCATATCCATCCTTGTATGAAAGCTCCTTAAACATAGATTTATATTCATCCAGCTCACCATCTTTAATAAGTGGCTCAATTGGTTCTACCAAGTTCTCCTTATCGGGAAAGTAGTGCTCCATAAAGGCAAGAATCATATTTCTAGCTTCACGCTGAAAATGAGGGTACATGGTTACTTTGCCAAAAAGATATTTTATGTCAGGATTTTGCACCACATAAGCGCCCAGTCCATCCCAAAGATTATCCATAGAAAACAATCCTTTCTTAGAAGCTCCACGCTGATATTTTGGCTGTACAAATGAGCGACCAAGCTCAATGGTATTGGGTAAGTAATTTTTGTAAAAATCCTGACTCAAATTGAATAGATGTGCTGTGGCTGAAATGATTCGACCATTCTCATCTTTTTCGGCATCACTACATTTTATAAGTCTGTAACCGGCAATTATTTCTTGGTCATCCGGATCCCAAACAATAAGTTGAAGAAATGGGTGCTTAGCAGTATCGTAAGCATCTATATCGGCAGACTTTCCAGTACCACCGCCTGCCATACGAAAAGCCTCTTCGCGCAAGCGACCAATCTCCAGCATAATGTTGGGCGAATTGTGATGCGTAACCAAATACAAATGATTACGCAGCTTATTGGTGTGTCGCACGAACTTATCTTCAGTAAGCTCAGCAATAATCAATTTACGATCTATCGGTGCTATGATCTTTTCCATGTCAGTTATTTCCGTTGGCCAATTGATATACGCGTCTTCTCACCTCATCTGCCCACTCCTGCTGTGTTTTATCCTTGCTGAAGGTAGTATATGGGATTGGTTTTCCCACAGTTACCTTCAAAGTTTTCCCTTTTTGTTTAAACAATTCATCAGCCAGATAAAACATTTCTAAATTGGCTTTTACTCCCAGTTTTCTGCGAATGTTGGAAAGGTTATAAAAAAAGTTGGAATTACGACCTCCAATATGCACTGGAATTATATCCTTTTTGTACTTCGTTGATTTTGAGATAAAACTTTTTTTCCATTCCAAATCAGCGATTCCTTCTGGTAGCTTTCGCGAAACAAGACCTGCAGGAAAAACCAGGGTAGCTTCGTCTGATGCATAAGCCTGATCTATCATATTTAAAGCCTCTCGCGCATTTGAACCATGCTTGTTTACAGGTAAAAATAGGGGTTGAAAATTTTTAATATTCAAGAGAATATCATTTACCAAAAACTTCATATCCGCACGAACCTGACCAACAGCCTGCATAAAAGCAATTCCATCTAAGCCTCCAAGTGGATGATTGGCCGCTAAAATGCAGCCTCCTGTTTGTGGAATATTTTCACCACCTACAAGCTCAATAGTCATATCAAGCTCATTCATCACAGCATTTACAAACTCCAAACCCTGCAAATGGCCAGTATTTCGCATCACCTCATTTACCTCATCCTCATGAACTATACGCTTGATGTAACGCACCACAAATGAAGGCAACCATTTGGCCAGCCTTTCACTTTTACTCTTTATCACTTCATTGATATCGATGTATTTCTGTGGTGTACTCAAAGTAATCTTTAATTAAAAAAAGGAAAAATTTAGGGCCACCAAATCACAAATCCAGTGGTGTGGCGCTTTTACGCTTCAATTTATTATGCAAGAATACAATTTCTTCAAGACATCAAGAATTTACATAATCTTCTAGATAGGCAAATTTTGGGGTGAGCTTTCCATCCAAAGTGGTTTCTGAAGCCCTGTCCAAAACGCCCTCTTTATCTCCACTGAAAAAGTGCGGAATTACATTTTTGATAAGCTCGTTTCCAAAATCTTCGGAAGCATCTTTGGGTAATTCACACGGTAAATTATCCACTGCAGAAACACCTATAGAACCTAGTGTACCCAATGGCACCTCTTTTTCACCATGAGGATCGTAAGCATAAAAAGGTTCGGCAATAGTAGATGGTCGCAAGGTAGAAGCCACGGGGCCGTCAATATCACAGCTGATGTCCGACACTAAACGAATCTTAAATTCCGGAGAACGGGCATCCTCTCTAGTAAAAACAAACGGTGCCTTGTTGCTCCAAAAATGACATGGTATATAAATGTCAGTAGTGCGGGCATAATGCCTAAACACAGACTTAAACCCTGTTGGATCTTTATAAAAATCAGCATTCTTAAATTCTCTACCATCCTTTCGTTCATAGTAGTCCGACACTTCGAGCTGAGTAAAAACTACACCATTAAAATCATCATTAAGGTATTTTTTTGGTGTAACCTGCTTCAGGTGCATTGCTGAAAAAATTTCCTGCGCTCCACTAGCTACTCGCCCTCCTCCAGTAATCGCAATTTTTGCCTTTGAAGGCAATTTTACTTTTATCAGTTCACTTTCCATTTCACGTCTATCTGCACATTCATGAGCTGGTTTCAAAGAATAGTCATGGGTCATTTCGCCCCATGCCCTAAAAGCATTGTAAGCACCCACAATACCGGCAAAACGACCGAAACCAAGAAGTCTTATTCCAAACTCATTGGTAAGCATTTCATAATCTATGAGGCGAATTTTCTTCTCCAGAATTGTCTTTAAGAGCTTACTATTATAGGGTTGTTTCTTATATGTATGCGAAAAAAACATATATGTTTTGTTGGGAATAAGCATATCCAACGGAACTTCTTTTACGCCAAGTAACACTTCACAATCTGACAAATCCTCAGCTATTGTGCTACCCTCCGCTTCATACTCCTTGTCTTTAAAAGCTCGAACATCACTAGGTTGAACCAATATTTCCATTTCTGGATATTTGGCCTTCAAGGCTTTACATTGTTGCGGAGTAAGAGGCACCCTTTTATCGGGTGGGGTTTTGCCTTCGCGGATAATTCCAAACTTCATACGGTATGCTATTTGCATCAAATATAACTACCTTTGAGGCTTCCTGAAAGGGAAGTGTGTTCTTTAAAATTATGGGGCTGACCGGTTTCGACAGCAAGATGAAATGGGTCGTAAGCATGCCGGAGTATGAGGTTACCTTCCGATATCAAGGTTCTTCAAATTATAGTTGGCGAAAATAACTTCGCACTTGCCGCGTAATCACTCGATAGAGGGTTACAGCTAATCTCAGCGTAAGACGCGGGAGCAAGTCATCTCTCAAACCCTAGGTCTGGTTGGGTTTGATCAAGAGGTGTCATTAAATCCGGACTAGTAAGTGTAGCGTTGCGTACCACTTTCGAAACTCTAATTCGTAACTAAGCTATAGTTGGGGTGTTTGTTCCCAGGCTCTAGTCGAAAATCTAATGACAAAATAAGCATGTAGAAAGCTACTGATTTCCTTGTTTGCACGTGGGTTCGACTCCCACCAGCTCCACAATTCAAAGCCTTAATTAATTCTAATTGAATTAGTTGAGGCTTTTTTATTTTCAGAAACTGTATTAGACAAAATAAAACCCCGAAAGTGAATAACCTCCGGGGTTCTTAAATAATACACTTTTTAAGTCTTAGTGCTTAATAATTTTATAATGAGACTGCACTCCATCATTGCTGATCAGGTGAAGAAGATAAACACCATTTTGCAACTTGGTAAGATTAAGTTTCAAATCTATCTCATCGATTTTTACCAGTCCTTTTGTCACAACAGAACCTTTTAAATCAGTAACTGAATAAGCCTTAACCTTAGCACCTTCAGACACCAAAGAAACATTAAGTATATCTTTTACTGGATTTGGATAAACCTCAAAAATCGCCTGTGTATCAAACTCTTCAACCCCCACAGTAGGTTCCTTTACTGTAAGCGTAAATCCTGAATTCTTATAAATCAAATTTCCCACACTATCAATACCTAAAGTGTCGCAAAATGTAGATGTGCACACCGCTCCCACACTGTCAATAGAAGTTGCAGTAAGACACACGGCATAAGCTCCGGCATTAGCATAGGTATGCGCAGGAAAGGGAAGATTAGACGTATCTCCATCCCCAAAATCCCAGTGATAGGTAGTAGTGTAATTTGTATCTCTTATAGATGGTGTGGAATTGTTGTAAATAAAGGCATAACCATTTCCCGAATTTACGGTATCTACAGAGTATGCTGCCTGGCAAAACGTGGGTGGGTTAAAAGGGAGCACCTCAATTGTATCTCTGTACCAATCTTGAGAAAAATAACCATTGCCTATACTAGAATCACTTTCTGTAAACGAATACTGAACATAGTATTTACCAGGACCCGGGTAGGTGTGACTAAATTTTGAGTTTACCAGCGCAGAATCATTATCACCATAAAAGCAGAAATAAGTGCTCTTAGTGCCTTGGAAACCCGCTCCAACTGAATTATCTGTAAAATCAATTGTGTTGGCCTGACTTGTAGACTGTGCATAAGTAACCCCAGCTGTACCTGTGTAGGAATTCATCGAGCAAGTCTGAGTTATAGTATCTTCATACATTCCCCATGTGTTTGGGGGCATTGGACTTGCTACTCCTTTTATTTTGTTTCCATTGCAATCATAGGAAAAGCTTACTATGCTATCAAAAATCAAGGAGCTACTAATAGAATCTGAGTAACCTCCAAATGAGGAACTATCAGAGTACCCAGACATCCTCTTTACAATTGTAGTTCCATTATAAACGTTTATCCATACTTTTTGTCCTGGAATTCCCACTGATGTTGGTGTCCAAACACCTACATATATAGAGTGATATGTTTGAGCTGAACCTAAAAAGGTTCCACACAATAGAGTTAAAGCAAGTAATAGTTTTTTCATAAAAATAAATTAGAGGACAATGTGTATTTGAATATAAATGGAAAATTAATTCGACTAAAAATTATAAGCCACACCTACAGAAGCTCCCACACGATAGTAGCGTTGACGAACACCATCATTGGTTAGCATAGAGTTTATCTGATAACTACCCAATGCATTGAGGCGTACACTTATGGCTCGGTTGATGTAAAAATCAGCTCCCACCTGAAGCAACCCACTATACTGAATTTCAGATAAGCTTGCTTTGCTTCCTCCTTCGGTATAAGTTGAAGTTCCAAACTGAGGATATCTGTAACTCGCCTGAATTGGCAACCCTACAATTACACCGGCTTTTACCCAAGGTTTAATTCTTCCTGTGCCAAAACGATAACCTACGGTCAATGGTACTTCAATGTATCGGAAAGTATTTCGTCCTGAGTAAGAATTAGCCGTACTATCATCATTTCTATACGAAAGATGATAATTCCAATGTCCTTGGTTCACTGTATCTATGACACGCGTAGAGTCAATCGAGATGATATTTGGATAGTTAGATGGAGAATCATAGCGCCCATCAAAAGCAACGGTCTCAACTGAAGAGGTAACGTCATAAAGTGTATAATCCACATCTTCACCATACTCGGCCCATCCAAGACCAACTCCTACCGTCCAGTTTTTATTTACAAAGTAATCCAACCCTACACCTGTCGGAGTAGTGTAAATAGGCTTCTCAAAAGCTTTACGTTTATCAATATCACTTTCATTACCACCGCTCAATACGTTCCCGGTGAATAAATAACCACCCCAAACAGAAAGTGCAAAACGCTCCTTAGAAAAGGTCAGTAAATCAGGTATTGGCAAATCCTCTTCTGCCTCCAAAAATGCCAAATGTGCAGCTTTTGTAGTAAGGAGATTGCTGGCAGATTCTGCAATTTCTTCTTCTGGGCTTTTCTCTACTAAGCTTTCTTCTTTTAACTCTTCAGCATCATTGGATTCAGCTACAGCTAAACCTTCATCCTCTGGCTCCAATACAGTTTGCTCAGTGTTTTCAGATGCTATGTCCGCAATTGTACTTTCAGAAACCGAAATTTCCTCTATATAATCTGTCTCTTCTTCTATTTGATTAGTTGAAGTTTCCTCCAATATAACCTCAGTTGCAGAAGTTGTCTTTTCCTCCTGTAATTTTTGCTCTTCATTTATAATCAAAGCTTCATCTGCCGCTGCAATAGATGTTTCTGCAACGGGTATTATAACATCCTCCTCTGAGAGTGTCTCGATTTCTTTTTCTTCCGAAATAACCACCGCATCTTTCACAGACTCTTTAGCCACCTCATTAGCTACTATAACTTCACTTCCTGCCTCTTCAGTATTTGACTCACCCTGTGCCGTATTTGTTACAGATTTCTCTACAATAGGGGTGGCAGCCATTGCTTCCTGTCCATTTTCTTGCTCCTTGCTTTCAGGAATGATAGTAGTTTGTTGAGCATTATCCATTGTAGATTCTACAACATCTGCTTCTGAGGAATTTAAACTTTCAGTTGAAAAATCCGAAGGATACAATTCTTTATCATCAGAACTAATTGAAACCCCATCAGCGGGATCCATCTGAATAGTTGTGGGTGTAGGCAGTTCTTTAGCAGGATTTACATCTTTTGGCTGATTAGCAATAAAGAAAGGAATACCAATCACAGTAACTACAACAGCCGCCAATCCAGTTAAATACAAGGGATTTGACATCATAGTTTTAGGAGGAGTAACAGGCATCTGCTTATCCAAAAGGCTTTGCATAGAGTCCCAGCCCTTTTGCTTCATGCCTTCAGAATACTTCTGTTCCTTAAAGTGATTTTTATATTTCTTATCTATCCAGCTCACGCTTTCTTTATTCCTAATTCAGGTGCAGGAAGTCTTTCCTGCAGTTTTCTTCGTGCATTGGTCAAATGCCTGATGGACGACCTTTCGGTAATACCCATCATATCTCCTATTTCTTTATGCGAGAAACCATCTACTGCATATAAGTTGAACACCAACTTCTCCGAATCCTTCAAGCATTCCATCAGGTGTTCCAAATATTCCGCCTCTTCCCATCCATGAGAGTCAGCCGAATCAAAATCAGCCGAAACATTTTCCAGCTCGTCCTCATTTTCATCGATAAACTCACGCCTTCTTATCTTTTTGCGATAAGCATCAATAGCTTCATTTACCGTTATTTTCGCTATCCATGGTTTTAATTCATATTTTGAATTATAACTCTCTAAATTTTTCAGCACTTTCATGAACGCCAGGTTGAGGGTTTCCATAGCTAAATCCTCATCCTTACAATATCGCATGCAAATGGACATCATCAGATCAAAGAATTGATTGTAGAGTTCATTTTGACTCCTACGATCATTCTTTATACAACCCTCTATTATGCGATTATTCTTCTTCAAGTAGTGTAGCCTGCCTATATGAGCAAGGCCTCGCAAATCTAGTAAAACAGAAGCCGGTAAACCACAACCGACTTCTGTTGTTTGAGATACCAATTATCTATCGACTCTCAATTTGTAATAGGAAACAGGGGTTGTACCATTTACATTTAGTTTTAATACATACATTCCTTCATTTAAGAATGCTGTATTTATTTGAATTGTTTCGTTATGAAAAATGTGACGGTTTCCTGATAACATCACTTTTCCATTCACACATAATATTTCCCAATCAATCCTCTGTCCATCCTCCTCTTCAGTAGATATATTAACATAATCGCTTGTAGGGTTTGGATAAATTTCAAAACTTGACAGTTCAATTTCTTCAACACTTATACTGTACGGATCAAGCACATTTATAGTGAAAGCTGCTCCTGATTTTTTATAAATTAAGTTTCCCAAAGAATCAGCTCCAAAAGTGTCACAATAAGTTTCCGAACACAGGTTATTTATACTATCATAACTTGAAACTTTAAGACAAACCTGATACTCACCTGCTGACGAGTAAGTATGGCTTGGATATGCCAAAGTAGAAGTTCCTCCATCTCCAAAATCCCAATCATAATAAACCGAATACAGAGTATCCTTGCTATTGGGAATAGATGAATTCCAAACTATAATATCTCCAGAATATGAGTTTGCCGTATCTACAATAAATTCAGCATTACAGGGGGGTGGCTGATAATTTACAACCACCGTTTTACAAATAGTATCAGCACAAAAAACTTGTCCTGTCACACTGTCTTTTACCTCTTGAGCTAGGCACACGTTATAACTTCCATTTGTGAGGTAACTGTGCCTGGGATCACGATCATAACTAAATATACCATCTCCAAAAAACCAAGTATACTCCACCTTACCATTAGGCACTCCAAAAGTGGTGGAACTTAAATTGGTAAATAACACTAGCCTAAAAGCATTATTTAAAGAGTTTGCCGAAAAATCTGCGGTACAAGAATCGGCTTGAGCCGTTGACCTGTCAACTGTTTGCAATAAAAAGACATCTTCCCCAAAAGGGAAACTCTGCCGGGCATAAGAAGAAAATATGCCCAGCAAAAGTAACCATAGCAGCACTAGTTGCTTAGTTGAAGGCCATTGCATCAATCTGATCATTTTTACGTTTCATTATTAATACGAATCAAACGTAACAAATAGGACAGCATTCGGTAATTTTTTAACAAAAAAAAAGAGCAGGATCACACAACCTGCTCTTTTAAGATACTCATGGGAGGAAAATCACACCTAGAAAACCATGAGCTTGCAGCTACTAACAGCGTTACCATCCAATATTTTTAGCTGGTAAACTCCATTAGATAGGGGGTCAACATTTATATTAAAATTTCTTGAATGAGACGATTCAACTCCACCGAGCACTTCCTGTCCTCTGCTATTAATTATTACCCATTGCACTTTATCATTTGGCGTCTGCGCTAATTTTATAATCACATTTCCATTTGTTGGATTTGGAAACACTTCCACAGTATTATCCCTCTTTATTTCATCAACTCCTAAAGCATTTGGGTTTAACACATTTAGTGTAAAACCAGCGCCAGAATTTTTATACAAAACATTCCCCGCACTATCTACACCCAAGGTGTCACAATAGGTATTAGTGCATATATTTTGTGAAGAGTCTATAGACGTTATTGTGAGGCAAATGGTATAAGACCCTGCGCCCGTGTAAGTATGCGTTGGAAATGCCTGGTTGGAAGTTCCCCCATCTCCAAAGTCCCAAGCATAGGACGTGGCGTAACGGGTATTATTATGCAAAGGAGTTGAACGATTATACAATACCAAACTAGCTCCTCCAGAAGCCATAGTATCTACTTCAAAATAAGCCGTGCAAAACGTGGGAGGACTCGAATTGGAAACAGTATAAGCATTACACACGG from Owenweeksia hongkongensis DSM 17368 encodes the following:
- the rpe gene encoding ribulose-phosphate 3-epimerase, with protein sequence MPIIAPSLLAADFANLQRDCEMINQSEADWFHIDVMDGVFVPNISFGMPVIDAINRHAKKTLDVHLMIVQPERYISDFKKIGADILTVHYEASTHLHRTLQAIKAEGMKAGVALNPHTPVSLLKDVIQDIDLVCMMSVNPGFGGQKFIEKTYDKVKELKQIITDAGASTLIEIDGGVTSANAAQLVEAGADVLVAGSFVFKSENPIETIAGLKKA
- a CDS encoding GNAT family N-acetyltransferase, producing the protein MEKIIAPIDRKLIIAELTEDKFVRHTNKLRNHLYLVTHHNSPNIMLEIGRLREEAFRMAGGGTGKSADIDAYDTAKHPFLQLIVWDPDDQEIIAGYRLIKCSDAEKDENGRIISATAHLFNLSQDFYKNYLPNTIELGRSFVQPKYQRGASKKGLFSMDNLWDGLGAYVVQNPDIKYLFGKVTMYPHFQREARNMILAFMEHYFPDKENLVEPIEPLIKDGELDEYKSMFKELSYKDGYALLNKEVRARGENIPPLINTYMNISATMKTFGTSLNYEFGEVEETGILAIVDDIYPARKERHLDTYERDKEFLGPLTKKQD
- a CDS encoding 1-acyl-sn-glycerol-3-phosphate acyltransferase, producing the protein MSTPQKYIDINEVIKSKSERLAKWLPSFVVRYIKRIVHEDEVNEVMRNTGHLQGLEFVNAVMNELDMTIELVGGENIPQTGGCILAANHPLGGLDGIAFMQAVGQVRADMKFLVNDILLNIKNFQPLFLPVNKHGSNAREALNMIDQAYASDEATLVFPAGLVSRKLPEGIADLEWKKSFISKSTKYKKDIIPVHIGGRNSNFFYNLSNIRRKLGVKANLEMFYLADELFKQKGKTLKVTVGKPIPYTTFSKDKTQQEWADEVRRRVYQLANGNN
- a CDS encoding NAD(P)-dependent oxidoreductase, giving the protein MKFGIIREGKTPPDKRVPLTPQQCKALKAKYPEMEILVQPSDVRAFKDKEYEAEGSTIAEDLSDCEVLLGVKEVPLDMLIPNKTYMFFSHTYKKQPYNSKLLKTILEKKIRLIDYEMLTNEFGIRLLGFGRFAGIVGAYNAFRAWGEMTHDYSLKPAHECADRREMESELIKVKLPSKAKIAITGGGRVASGAQEIFSAMHLKQVTPKKYLNDDFNGVVFTQLEVSDYYERKDGREFKNADFYKDPTGFKSVFRHYARTTDIYIPCHFWSNKAPFVFTREDARSPEFKIRLVSDISCDIDGPVASTLRPSTIAEPFYAYDPHGEKEVPLGTLGSIGVSAVDNLPCELPKDASEDFGNELIKNVIPHFFSGDKEGVLDRASETTLDGKLTPKFAYLEDYVNS
- a CDS encoding PKD domain-containing protein; translated protein: MKKLLLALTLLCGTFLGSAQTYHSIYVGVWTPTSVGIPGQKVWINVYNGTTIVKRMSGYSDSSSFGGYSDSISSSLIFDSIVSFSYDCNGNKIKGVASPMPPNTWGMYEDTITQTCSMNSYTGTAGVTYAQSTSQANTIDFTDNSVGAGFQGTKSTYFCFYGDNDSALVNSKFSHTYPGPGKYYVQYSFTESDSSIGNGYFSQDWYRDTIEVLPFNPPTFCQAAYSVDTVNSGNGYAFIYNNSTPSIRDTNYTTTYHWDFGDGDTSNLPFPAHTYANAGAYAVCLTATSIDSVGAVCTSTFCDTLGIDSVGNLIYKNSGFTLTVKEPTVGVEEFDTQAIFEVYPNPVKDILNVSLVSEGAKVKAYSVTDLKGSVVTKGLVKIDEIDLKLNLTKLQNGVYLLHLISNDGVQSHYKIIKH
- a CDS encoding outer membrane beta-barrel protein; this translates as MSWIDKKYKNHFKEQKYSEGMKQKGWDSMQSLLDKQMPVTPPKTMMSNPLYLTGLAAVVVTVIGIPFFIANQPKDVNPAKELPTPTTIQMDPADGVSISSDDKELYPSDFSTESLNSSEADVVESTMDNAQQTTIIPESKEQENGQEAMAATPIVEKSVTNTAQGESNTEEAGSEVIVANEVAKESVKDAVVISEEKEIETLSEEDVIIPVAETSIAAADEALIINEEQKLQEEKTTSATEVILEETSTNQIEEETDYIEEISVSESTIADIASENTEQTVLEPEDEGLAVAESNDAEELKEESLVEKSPEEEIAESASNLLTTKAAHLAFLEAEEDLPIPDLLTFSKERFALSVWGGYLFTGNVLSGGNESDIDKRKAFEKPIYTTPTGVGLDYFVNKNWTVGVGLGWAEYGEDVDYTLYDVTSSVETVAFDGRYDSPSNYPNIISIDSTRVIDTVNQGHWNYHLSYRNDDSTANSYSGRNTFRYIEVPLTVGYRFGTGRIKPWVKAGVIVGLPIQASYRYPQFGTSTYTEGGSKASLSEIQYSGLLQVGADFYINRAISVRLNALGSYQINSMLTNDGVRQRYYRVGASVGVAYNF
- a CDS encoding RNA polymerase sigma factor yields the protein MVSQTTEVGCGLPASVLLDLRGLAHIGRLHYLKKNNRIIEGCIKNDRRSQNELYNQFFDLMMSICMRYCKDEDLAMETLNLAFMKVLKNLESYNSKYELKPWIAKITVNEAIDAYRKKIRRREFIDENEDELENVSADFDSADSHGWEEAEYLEHLMECLKDSEKLVFNLYAVDGFSHKEIGDMMGITERSSIRHLTNARRKLQERLPAPELGIKKA
- a CDS encoding PKD domain-containing protein, whose translation is MIRLMQWPSTKQLVLLWLLLLGIFSSYARQSFPFGEDVFLLQTVDRSTAQADSCTADFSANSLNNAFRLVLFTNLSSTTFGVPNGKVEYTWFFGDGIFSYDRDPRHSYLTNGSYNVCLAQEVKDSVTGQVFCADTICKTVVVNYQPPPCNAEFIVDTANSYSGDIIVWNSSIPNSKDTLYSVYYDWDFGDGGTSTLAYPSHTYSSAGEYQVCLKVSSYDSINNLCSETYCDTFGADSLGNLIYKKSGAAFTINVLDPYSISVEEIELSSFEIYPNPTSDYVNISTEEEDGQRIDWEILCVNGKVMLSGNRHIFHNETIQINTAFLNEGMYVLKLNVNGTTPVSYYKLRVDR
- a CDS encoding PKD domain-containing protein, which codes for MKKLLFTSIVVLSALLAHGQQALSISGLALDSSNTAIANQPVWINKYSNGSFFTQQLVYSDALGYYNYTTFSQASTTFQVMTNDCNGRFYSNSYLATAIDTSFDDTLRIGCQGLPALNCAPNMVKMASSSGLSLSLRDSNSSNPIPNAMLMRYWTFGDGTFSTTYNNANVSHSYSQAGSYTVCMIKNIVDTLTKMVYCEDTVCNAYTVSNSSPPTFCTAYFEVDTMASGGASLVLYNRSTPLHNNTRYATSYAWDFGDGGTSNQAFPTHTYTGAGSYTICLTITSIDSSQNICTNTYCDTLGVDSAGNVLYKNSGAGFTLNVLNPNALGVDEIKRDNTVEVFPNPTNGNVIIKLAQTPNDKVQWVIINSRGQEVLGGVESSHSRNFNINVDPLSNGVYQLKILDGNAVSSCKLMVF